In the Streptomyces fradiae ATCC 10745 = DSM 40063 genome, one interval contains:
- a CDS encoding WhiB family transcriptional regulator, giving the protein MPSAPHPSPPPSEVMEFFGWRAAAACSGLPPHVVFARREAEAAPALAACGRCPVVRRCLEAVAPAESWFDGVSGGRLWRNGRPVRLRRDTDGTHRTGGTGGTGGARAA; this is encoded by the coding sequence ATGCCGTCCGCCCCGCACCCGTCCCCGCCGCCGTCCGAGGTCATGGAGTTCTTCGGCTGGCGGGCCGCGGCCGCGTGCTCGGGGCTGCCCCCGCACGTCGTGTTCGCCCGCCGCGAGGCGGAGGCCGCACCCGCGCTGGCGGCCTGCGGCCGGTGCCCGGTGGTACGCCGCTGCCTGGAGGCGGTGGCACCCGCCGAGAGCTGGTTCGACGGCGTGAGCGGGGGGCGGCTCTGGCGCAACGGCCGCCCGGTCCGGCTCCGCCGTGACACCGACGGGACCCACAGGACCGGCGGGACCGGCGGGACCGGCGGGGCCCGCGCCGCCTGA